GACTGGGAAGCTCGCTGGCCCAAAGATGTGCTGCAACAATGGAAAGAAGCAGGCATACAACATATCCCTAATTCTCGTACCGGACAAATTATGCCGCTGTACTACCAGATTGTGGAAGACTATTACCGCTTTCGGGATCGGCTTCATCTCCCTCAGGCTATCAAAAGATTAAAGGTACCGGTGCTGGCTTTTCATGGCACAGAAGATGAAACAGTACCGCTTTCTATGGCTGAAGACCTGCAAAAATGGAACGATTATGTCAGATTAGAAATTTTGGAAGGAGCTAATCATACTTTCGGAGGAGGCCACCCTTACCCGGAAGACCATTTGCCAGCAGCAGTGAGGCACATTATAGACACCTCAGTAGGATTTTTTAAAAAGAGCTAATTTTCTGTCAAGTCCACATCAGGTACTGCCTATGCTATGTACATTGTACAGCTGCACAGAAAACTATAATTTTAGCATTTATTTCACAGATTTTTGAAAAAAATAAAATATTAAGGAAAATTCATTCTAATCAGGATATAATATCGATATTTGCTTACTATAATTAGTGCAATCCTGCATTATCTACTTTGTCCATTAATCCTAACTAAGATCCCTCGTAAGGTATACCTGTAATGAACTATGGCTGAACAGCAACAAGAAGCTTTAGGTAGAATATTAGACCACTCCATTAATGAGTTTTATGTTTTTGATATTGGCACGCTACAATATCAATACGTGAGTAAGGCGGCCATTGATCATTTAGGGTATGCGCAGGATGAGCTTCTAAAACTGACTCCTTTAGACATACAGCCCAAATTTTCTCAAAAATCTTATAGCAGACTTATCCGCCCGGTACTAGAAGGACAAAGCAAGGAAGTAAGCCTAGAGACTATCCATGTACGTAAAGATGGCTCTACCTATCCGGTAAGAGTACAGTTGCATACCTCTGAGTTTATGGGGAAAAATGTGCTGGTGGCCATTGTGGTAGACATTACCGAAGAGAAAAACGCCGCCAAGGAAATAGAAGAAAGCAAGCGCTTTATAGAAAGCATTGCGGATACCTCTCCAGAGCTTTTGTATGTTTTTGACTTTAGAAAGGGCAACTACATCTACTTTAGCAACCATATAAAAAACATGCTTGGATATGAGGTAGAAGATATGCTTAGCGGCAAGCTTCAGCTTTTTACTAAACTACACCCCGATGACTTTCAAAAAGTAGCTTATAACTTTCAGGAAAAAATTAAGCACGTACGTGACGATGAGGTAGTAGAAACCGAATACCGAGTACAACATAAAGATGGGCATTGGGTGTGGCTCTCCAGCAGAGATAAGCCTTTTAAACGCGACGCACTTGGTAATGTAATACAAACGGTAGGTACAGCTCAGGATATAACTCGCCGTATGCAATATGAGCAACAGCTTGAGAAACAAAACGAGGAGCTTAAAAAAACCAATGCCGAACTAGACCGCTTTGTTTACAGCTCATCTCACGACCTTAGAGCTCCTTTGGCCTCCGTATTAGGCTTAATTAACATTGCTTTGCTGGAAGATTCTCCTACAGAAAAAGATGTTTATATCAAGTTGATGGAGACCAGTATCAACCGTCTGGACAGGTTCATTCAGGATATTATTAACTACTCGCGCAACTCACGGATGGAAGTCGGTAAAGAAACTATAGACTTTGCCAACCTGATAGATGAGACCATTAGTAACTTAAGCTATATGGAGGACTTAAATGTGATCGCTTTCTCTTCTGACTTTGACTTACAGTCTCCTTTTGTGAGCGATCAAAGACGTTTATCCGTAATTTTGAGCAACCTCATTGGCAACTCTATACGCTACCGTAGCCTTAGCGTAGACCAGTCTTATATTAACGTAAAAGTAAGCACCAACTCAACACAGGCAACCATTATCATAGAAGACAACGGCATAGGCATAGCTCAGGAACACCAAGGGAGAATATTTGATATGTTTTTTAAGGCCAGCAACGAAAAGCATGGCTCGGGCATTGGCCTTTATATTGTTAAGGAGACTATCAGTTTTTTAAAAGGTAGTATTGCCGTAAAATCCAAAACCAGAGTAGGCACCACGTTTACCATCACTTTGCCCAACCTTATAGGGCAAGAAGAGGCAGAACCCCAGCCCTGATTTCTCGTAAGCCCTCCTATAAATACTGGATTTTACCCTACCAAATCATGATGAACCGTACTTTTTGGGGCCTGCTTTTGGCAGCCTTCCTTTTTGCCTGCAAACCGCAAAATAAG
This window of the Porifericola rhodea genome carries:
- a CDS encoding sensor histidine kinase, which translates into the protein MAEQQQEALGRILDHSINEFYVFDIGTLQYQYVSKAAIDHLGYAQDELLKLTPLDIQPKFSQKSYSRLIRPVLEGQSKEVSLETIHVRKDGSTYPVRVQLHTSEFMGKNVLVAIVVDITEEKNAAKEIEESKRFIESIADTSPELLYVFDFRKGNYIYFSNHIKNMLGYEVEDMLSGKLQLFTKLHPDDFQKVAYNFQEKIKHVRDDEVVETEYRVQHKDGHWVWLSSRDKPFKRDALGNVIQTVGTAQDITRRMQYEQQLEKQNEELKKTNAELDRFVYSSSHDLRAPLASVLGLINIALLEDSPTEKDVYIKLMETSINRLDRFIQDIINYSRNSRMEVGKETIDFANLIDETISNLSYMEDLNVIAFSSDFDLQSPFVSDQRRLSVILSNLIGNSIRYRSLSVDQSYINVKVSTNSTQATIIIEDNGIGIAQEHQGRIFDMFFKASNEKHGSGIGLYIVKETISFLKGSIAVKSKTRVGTTFTITLPNLIGQEEAEPQP